In a genomic window of Pseudorasbora parva isolate DD20220531a chromosome 24, ASM2467924v1, whole genome shotgun sequence:
- the LOC137063650 gene encoding asparagine--tRNA ligase, cytoplasmic-like: MADEGVGLMSIKELYVSDKQGSDVDGDGSEQKPFKTPLKALLFVGKEPFPVIYVDSQKEGERWEVISKTQMKSIKKLFIREQMKSENKDNKESEDAERREKNLEEAKKIIIENDPSLPEPKTVKINKLEQLREQRVKVFGWVHRLRRQGKNLLFIVLRDGTGFLQCVLTDKLCQCYNGLVLSTESTVALYGTVKPVPEGKQAPGGHELHCDFWELIGLAPAGGADNLLNEESDVDVQLNNRHMMIRGENISKILKVRSTVTQCFRDHFFSRGYCEIAPPTLVQTQVEGGSTLFSLDYFGENAYLTQSSQLYLETCIPALGDTFCIAQSYRAEQSRTRRHLSEYTHIEAECPFMTYEDLLNRLEDLVCDVVDRVLKSPAAQLLYDINPDFKPPKRPFKRMNYTEAIVWLREHNIKKDDGTFYEFGEDIPEAPERLMTDTINETILLCRFPAEIKSFYMQRCAEDRRLTESVDVLMPNVGEIVGGSMRIWDAEELLEGYKREGIDPTPYYWYTDQRKFGTCPHGGYGLGLERFLTWLLNRHHIRDVCLYPRFIQRCRP, encoded by the exons ATGGCGGACGAGGGTGTCGGTCTGATGTCGATAA AAGAACTGTACGTGTCTGATAAACAGGGCAGTGATGTGGATGGAGATGGATCCGAGCAGAAACCCTTCAAAACTCCACTCAAG GCACTGTTGTTCGTAGGAAAAGAACCTTTTCCAGTGATCTATGTGGATTCACAGAAGGAAGGAGAG CGTTGGGAAGTCATTTCTAAGACTCAAATGAAGAGCATAAAGAAGCTCTTTATTCGAGAGCAAATGAAGAGTGAGAACAAAGACAACAAGGAG TCTGAAGATGCCGAACGCAGAGAGAAGAATCTGGAAGAAGCTAAAAAGATCATTATTGAGAATGACCCCAGCCTTCCTGAACCCAAAACC GTGAAGATTAATAAACTGGAGCAGCTCAGAGAACAGAGGGTAAAGGTGTTCGGTTGGGTCCATCGGTTACGCAGACAAG GAAAGAACCTTCTGTTTATTGTGCTACGTGACGGAACAGGTTTCCTGCAGTGTGTTCTCACGGACAAACTG TGTCAGTGTTATAATGGACTGGTGTTGTCTACGGAGAGTACCGTCGCTCTGTACGGAACTGTGAAACCTGTTCCTGAAGGCAAAcag GCTCCGGGTGGCCATGAGCTGCACTGTGATTTCTGGGAGCTGATCGGTCTGGCTCCAGCGGGAGGTGCTGATAACCTGCTCAACGAGGAGTCTGATGTGGACGTGCAGCTGAACAACCGGCACATGATGATCCGCGGGGAAAACATCTCCAAGATCCTGAAAGTCCGATCCACTGTCACACAGTGTTTTCGGGATCATTTCTTCAGCCGTGGTTACTGCGAG ATAGCTCCGCCCACTCTGGTGCAGACGCAGGTGGAGGGCGGCTCCACCCTCTTCAGCCTCGACTACTTCGGTGAGAACGCGTACCTGACGCAGTCCTCTCAGCTCTACCTGGAGACCTGCATCCCTGCGCTGGGTGACACCTTCTGCATCGCCCAGTCGTACCGCGCCGAGCAGTCGCGCACCCGCAGACACTTGTCCGA GTACACCCACATTGAGGCTGAGTGTCCCTTCATGACTTATGAAGACCTTCTGAACCGGTTGGAGGATCTGGTGTGTGATGTGGTCGACAGGGTTTTAAAGTCTCCTGCTGCGCAACTGCTCTACGACATCAACCCT GACTTCAAGCCTCCCAAACGTCCATTCAAGAGAATGAACTACACCGAGGCCATTGTGTGGCTGAGAGAGCACAACATCAAGAAGGATGATGGGACATTTTATGAGTTTGGAGAG GATATCCCAGAAGCCCCTGAGCGCCTGATGACCGACACCATTAATGAGACCATCCTGCTGTGTCGATTCCCGGCTGAGATCAAATCCTTCTACATGCAGCGCTGCGCTGAGGACCGTCGCCTCACTGAATCG GTGGATGTGCTGATGCCCAATGTCGGGGAGATTGTGGGAGGCTCCATGCGTATCTGGGACGCTGAGGAACTCCTGGAAGGGTATAAGAGAGAGGGAATCGACCCAACACCCTACTACTGGTACACTGATCAG AGAAAGTTTGGCACGTGTCCTCACGGTGGATATGGTCTGGGACTGGAGCGGTTCCTCACCTGGCTGCTGAATCGGCACCACATCCGTGATGTCTGCCTGTATCCGCGTTTCATTCAGCGCTGCCGGCCTTAa